In the Populus trichocarpa isolate Nisqually-1 chromosome 8, P.trichocarpa_v4.1, whole genome shotgun sequence genome, ATATTTTCTAGCTTTCATTCAATGATATCTTGGTTCTTGGCTTTCCATTTTTTCCCCCACTCTTTAATAATGCAATGAGTTGCGTGAAGTAAGTTCAATGCCCTGAAAAAAATTCACAGAGCATAAAGATCTTAGCactaaatgaaaataatggaaATATTCGTCCATCgattatttacttatttattgaaaatgatgGAATAAAACGCAATAACATCAATTTCATGCGGTATCGAtagaaaaatactttcaaaaccACATTAAGGTCCCCAAAAAACATAGCGTGATGGCAAAGGACTTGAGTTCGAGTCAAGGCGTGCACAATTTGTAAGAGCCCGGGACAACTGAGGTTTTACTTATTTACCTGAGCCCACAAAATGCGCTTTCCAAAAAATAAGGTTTCctcgaattcaaaaaaaaaaaaaacgatccaGTTAAGTAACGCATCGATTTTATAATGAAGAGGTTAGAGCAAGTATTacttctttttcatgttttgttcataagcctttcctttctttaatcCCTCATCTTTTGTAAATTAGTGCTCGAAGACACTAAAACCTCATCTTTTATAAATGACTTGAGTTCGAATGAAGGCGTGCATATCTTGCGCTGGCATGTAAAAATAGACCCGTGCACAAGGaccctaattttaaaaaaaaagttagtggAACGATGACATGTTGTATGGAATCATCTAGATTTCGGCCAGAAAAACAAGTTATATTATTTCTACATTAGAACATGTATGTATCGTAGATCACATAGAAGATCCGCATTTATTCGGATCAAATTAGACAGAGGGGCAGATGTCCACTAGGCACTAAAGAATGGCATCGTTGAGCTTGTTATTCATGTGATTACAGCTTGTCGTCATGCAATGATTGGTGTAGATGCAAGAAACCTATTTATGTCCTTTATATCATTAGAATATTCGAAGGGTGGTTAcagcttttttttaagattttttatttacaaatatattaaattaatattttttaattttttaaaaattatttttattactaatacatcaaaatatttaaaaacatttaaataatattaatttcaaaattttaaaaaaactgtgtTCGCAAACAGTCATGTCGGCAAGAAAAAGTGTTCAGCCTTTTCTATGGACTTGAAGCAAGCAGAGCATAATTCGTTCTTTACCTTTGTGGATAGCTCACGAGATACAATGCTTCATTTGGCAGCAAAATTGATTGGACCTTTAttgcaaataattttattttttctatatagcaTATGAAATCAATCCtaattacatatataaattcGTACTTAATTTAACTATATTCAATCAATCCATAATTTAGTGTAATATTTCATCAGTCTTCAGAGAGAAAGGGGCTGTAACTGCAgggagaaaaaaacatatcacaATCGCGCGAAAATCCACAAGCTGTACTGTTtcgttaatttttaaaaaattgtgcttttattaatattttttatttagtgtgctaattatttaaaaaaaaactaaaatctggggcatttataataattaaatacttcATCGGATCGCATTTCCAGTTGTCACCCATCCGTAGATGCCGTTTGACCTTAATGTTGAATATCAGGTATAGGGCATTTATGGATGACACCGAGGTGAAATGAAAGGCTGAGAGTGCTGGACGCTTGATAGTCTTTGTTCCGGACTGGAGGGAGCACCATAGCAAGAACACCAACATACCTTCCCTCAATTTCTTGCCATCGCCCAGACATACTCAGCAGTCTGGTCAAGCTTGGGAGAGAGAAGTAAGGGAATTATAAGAGGCTCTGTCTCTGTGAACTGCTACCACACCATGTAAGTATTTCATTGACCGTGGGGCTTCAGATTCAATGGCCCACGTTCCAACAGTAGCAGCAGCGCATGGGTTGCCAGCGGCGGGGGCGCGCAGAGGAGACGCACCGCTGCTGTTATGAAATCATAAAAGTTGCCCAGAAAATCTCCCAGCACTATTTCCGTGACTTGGATGATTCCAACACTGTTCTTGATTCTatctttagggttttttttttgtaaatttaaattgttaaatttgttatttGGATTGTTCTGAACattgattattttgtaatatttagtTATGGGTGTGTCTGTGTatattacagtaaaaaaaacagtgatatgtgtgtattttttttatttatgttattgaattataaaaataaaaaaaaataaaaagaattaactgtttaatttaaatatagttaaatatctcaaggataaataaaatcacGTTGTGTTTTCCtgttaaaatgtaaaaatacgtttttatatctattataagatttaataactgatttattaaaaccttaaaaatttaattaatattttaaatttttaaatcacatcaaaCCGCAAAGCAGCTTATCTCAGATAAGGTGCGCTAGGGATGCTAATAGTTTCTCAAGTCATAACCAGTCTCTTACCTTAAATGTCTGATAACGATCAGTAAATCCAAGTTTCTTGGTTACCTTCGTAAATGAAGATGGAAGGATCTCACTTGTTGAGGCATGTATAGGAAGTCACAAGGATATGGCTCTTTATCTATACTCTGTTACTCCAATTGAATTTCTTTGTAGAGGCAATCTCGACTATGGATCTCGCTTCCTAAAAAATGCTATTGCTACTCAACTGCTTGGTAAGAGACTTTACCCATTAATTacttattttcccttttttgtcttttttttttcatgttttttcataaatttaccCTTTcgagtaaattattatttatttcctgtaatttaataaaaataattcattaaaaattatggtttttaagaaatatatgaataatccttttgtttttaacttcaaatcattttgtcagtttcatgtgattttttaattaattatttcttcttctttttaaataatagaaaagggaaggaaaatcAGGTAAGATGGGAAAAGAAggcaataataaattgataCGAAACAAAATGACTTGTAATTTATTAACATTTCAAAACACTAAAACCCCATCTTTCTTGTTGCTTCTTATGCTGTTTCTTTTTGCTATTGCAATACCAGATATTGCTCTCGATTTTCTGTATCGCTGCCCACATTTTGCTACTAGAACGGATGAATTAGTTCTGAAGTCGAAAGGTTTGAGTTATTTGTCTGACATGCCTGAAACATTTCCAAGTGAAGATCGACTTGCATTGTGGCAGCAATGGATCTATTCATGTTAGTATCTCTTCCTTCGATTTTTCCTCCTCCCATTTCTCTTCATTTCCTCTGCCAATATTTTTTACGTATAATGTTCTATATGTTTTTGGAGATTATCACACCgtcacaaagaaagaaaagcggAAGGTtctatttgatataatttttataaattgatataaattattttttaattttttacccatagaaaaattgtaaatatatttagttagaaatgatttttggtttaaatcaaaatttattacaaaaatgAGTCAAAATTTTAATGTCATCTAAAGTTtaggaaaaaattaatctttaatttatgaatttcaaCTTATAATATATCTATTCCTTAAAagaattactttaaattatttttatcaaacatatttctaaaataaagttatttgaacttattttttttataaatgatctataaaaaaaacaactttttaattaattatgattcatgttaaaatcatttttttcataagtCATGTTAGGTAAACttcaagttatatatatttactaAGATTGACTTGATTCTAAAATGATGGCAGGTATTCCCAAGCAATCAATTGCTACAACTGATGACAATGTTCGTATTAGTATGCCTGATCAAAGCCTAAGTGAGTCGAAGAACATTATCCTCCAAGGTACGTATTTGCACAAATCGCTCTCTGTTTTTGCTCCCTCTCCTTTAAAGGGGTATGGCAAGCACAGGACATATGTATAGGAGTCCAATTGGACggtttcttgatatatttatttctattttccaaaaatataaacttttttgAACCCTAATCCTAGTATCCGATCATTTATTCAATCCCAAATCCGATaaatctcatatatatatttttataaatttagctTTAGTTAAAGTACAAAACCTTTAGTTACGGGAGCAATTATCATTACATTGAAAACTTAATACATGCAAGTTTGATTAGTATACATATATGCTGCTTGTGATAGTttctctaatttgtttttgtccaaCGTTTCAGTGTCAAGCAAATTGCGTGGGTTTGCAATAAATCTCCTCGCATTCTTAGGTAAGCAAAATATATCTGACATCTCTTGATTTCTATCATCATTATCATGGTTTTATCTGATCACTCTTTAATGGTTGATCCAGGAATCAAGCAAATATATGATTTGAAGAAGATCCACATGTATTCAGAAAAAATTCTACGGTGTATGTGTGAGTATATATCAACTCTGGATTATGAGGGACACCGCCAGGCAGATGTACATGGAGCATTCCACAATGCTGTAAAGAATGGCATGGTTGAGTTTATTACTGAGGTGATTAAAGCTTGTCCTCATTTAATGATTAGTGGAGATGACAACTCAAGGAACCTATTTATGTCCTCGATTGCAAACCGGCAAGAAAAAGTGTTCAGCCTTTTCTATGGACTGGAAGCAGAAAGAGCAGGAATTGTTTCCCTCGTAGATAGATCTGGAAATACATTGCTACATTTGGCAGCAAAACTGTCACCTCCTTCTCAACTAGCTCGGATCTCTGGTGCAGCTCTACAGATGCAAAGAGAACTACAATGGTACAAGGTGAGCTTTCTACACTcaacatctttaaaaaaaattgattgaaccTTGATCAAAGATAATTTAGAACTGATTAAGAcctaattgatttgaatttaggCTACCCATTTACACATTTTCATTGTTAtccaaaaagaattaatttcacTCGAATTCAAAAATCTTAATGCAGGAAGTGGAAAGCATTATGAATCCTGTACTTAAGGAAAATCTTAATGCGAACACTCAGACAGCCAGGGAATTATTTACGTCTGACCATAAGGACTTGGTAGTGAAAGGAGAGCAATGGATGAAAGAAGCAGCAACTTCTTGTACAGTTGTGGGTGCTCTCATCATTACAATTATGTTTACTGTCGCATTTACTGTTCCCGGCGGCAACGTTCAGGAGACCGGCTATCCTgttttaaaagatgagaaatcTTTTACAGTTTTTATAGTAGCGGAtgcactctctctcttttcttcatcaacatCAGTGTTGATGTTCTTAGGAATTCTTACGTCGCGATACGCAGAGAAAGATTTCCTTAAATCCTTGCCCAAGAAGTTAATTATCGGCCTTTCCACGCTTTTCTTCTCCATTGCAACCATGATGGTAACCTTCTGTGCTGCTCTTATAATTATGTTGGATGGgagattgaaaattataattccaATTGTACTGCTTGCTACTATCCCTGTAACTTTTTTCATGTTGCTGCAATTTCCCCTGCTAGTGGAGATTTTTGTATCCACATATGGACCAGGAATCTTCAACAGAAACATGAAACGTTGGTACTGATTAATGAAAGGTTAACCATTTCCTTCGTTCTCTCTGATCGTGCATTTGGCCATCTTTGCGATTACTTCCATAGCTGTGCAACCACAATTATCTTCTATTTCCAAGTCTTTGGGTGACATTAATACTGCAATCTTTTCTACAACCTCTGCATTTCGGGCTGAAGTCTTCACATGAAGAGCTGTTCCACCAAAAGGAGTAGTTTTCGCATTTATTGCATCCGGAGGATGGTTAAGAAATCTTTTCGTGGCAACCCAATTCCCTTCATGTGCATGCTTATTAATTTCAGGCCATTGAGTATATTCGTTCTGAATGAGTCCTGCCAGAGTCGTGCTATCATTTTAAGAGAAGAAACAGCACGGGCatgattttcattaaaattatctgTAGTCTTAGTTatgtttcaaaagaaattgaaagggcTAAAGGTGTTTGGAGGCTCAACAACAGGCGCAAGCAGCATTGGTGTCTGCTAGAACAGCTTCTTGATCATCAAAAGCCTTGAAGGCACTTGGGACTAGCGTTTTGCTTGGCCTAGGACACATGCATGATGTCTTCGCTTTTTAcagttttcttaataaaaactACTCTCtagttttatcaaaaaaatttagatttctaTCAGAAAGAGGTACAGAGGGCACCTCctctaataataaacaaatacctCCTTGCATGGAGGGCGACTAAGGCATTCTATACATTAACCCAGCCATTGTTAATTTTGCTGGCATCAAGCTGGAACATCGACCAGCATGGGGCATTTTCAAGCCCATTCTAGATGATTCGTGGAAAATTCCCGACAGAAGGGAAAGGAAGAAGCAGCTTGATCTAGATTGTTGCTCTGTACATGAACTGCCACCACACCATGCAAGTATTTCATGGGGTCTTCTTGTTGCTATATTTTCTAGCTTTCATTCAATGATATCTTGGTTCTTGGCTTTCCATTTTTTCCCCCACTCTTTAACAATGCAATGAGTTGCGTGAAGTAAGTTCAATGCcctgaaaaaaatttacagaGCATAAAGATCTTAGCactaaatgaaaataatgaaaatattcgTGCATCgattatttacttatttattgaaaatgatgGAATAGAACGCAAAAAACACCAATTTTAAACGGTATCGGTAGAAAAATACTTCCAAAACCACATTAAGATCCCCAATGAGCGTAACGTGATGGCAAAGAGCTTGAGATATGcatagcaggtctcgagtttGAGGTAGGGCgcgcacctcttgtaagagcctgggactACCGGAGTTTTACTCGCTCATCTGGATtcacaaagtgcgctttccgAAGGGTAGGGTTTCctcgaattcaaaaaaaaaaaaaaatgtgatccAGTTAAGTAACCCATCGATCTTGTATTGAAGAGGTTAGAGCGAgtattacttcttctttttcatgttttgttcataagcctttcctttctttaattCCTCATCTTTTGTAAATTGGTGCTCAAAGACACTAAAACCTCATCTTTTTTGTTGCTTATTGTGCCTTTTCTTTTGGCTATTGCAATACCAGATATTGCTTTGATTTCTGCATCGCTTCCCAAATTTGGCTACGACATTGGATGAAGTTCTGAAGTCGGACGCTTTGTTTGGTTTGTCTCTCCTGCCTCGAATATTTCCCAGTGACGGTCGACTTGCATCTTGGCAGCAATGGATTTTATTCATGTTAGTGTCTCTTCCTTCCATTTTTCCTCCTCAAATTTCTCTTCATTTCCTGTATTCAAAACGTATAATGTTCTATATGTTGGAGATTATCACATCATTATTTATATactttagagagagaaaaaaagtcatttaaCCCCTTCTCGAtcggatattattttttaccaataaGAAAATAGAACATGTATAcctttttaacatgttttttttcataaaaatattttaaaatattttatgcacgtgtctaattaaataaatcaagaattaattgtgtaaataaataaaattattaacaataaataaaattataattaaaaaattaaaaaatatatgtagatcAAAATATTGAATATTACAACACATGTTATTTAACCGTTTgtgtataataaattttttttattgaaattaatttttttattaaatcaaataataatagaagacgacacacataaaattaattgtataaaaaaaaggaaaaaaatgatatgaatgACTGCACATATTAGATATATTatcctaaaataaatatttttattctaaaaaatatatttaatctatataaaatgaaaaacaaatataaataatctcttaaaacttaaatacatataatataattaaaaagtaattgctactaaaaaaaagggttaaataagtttaaaaaatcatatataattgtgttaattaaaatataaatttaaaaattaattaaaaaatataaaaacaatattaattaaaaaaaataatctaggtATTGTCGGGCTTAGTCAGGCTAGTTAATTAACCCATTAGAAGAGCGTAAGAGCGCCGGCCTGCAAGAGTAGACCCGGGCACAAGGacccttaatttttaaaaaaagttggtgGAACGATGACATGTTGTGTGCTAGATTTCGGCTAGTTATATTATTTCTACATTAGAACATGTATCGTAGATCACATAGAAGATCCGCATTTATTCGGATCAAATTAGACAGAGGGGCAGATGTCCACTAGGCACTAAAGAATGGCATCGTTGAGCTTGTTATTCATGTGATTACAGCTTGTCGTCATGCAATGATTGGTGTAGATGTAAGAAACCTATTTATGTCCTTTATATCATTAGAATATTCGAAGGGTGGTTacagctttttttttaagattttttatttacaaatatattaaattaatattttttaattttttaaaaattatttttatcacatcaaaatatttaaaaacatttaactaatattaattttaaaaaaaaattcaaaatttttaaaaaaccgtgTTTGCAAACAGTCATGTCGGCAAGAAAAAGTGTGCAGCCTTTTCTAGGACTTGAAGCAAGCAGAGCATGATTCGTTCTTGACCTTTGTGGATAGCTCACGAGATACAATGCTTCATTTGGCAGCAAAATTGATTGGACCTTTAttgcaa is a window encoding:
- the LOC7494881 gene encoding uncharacterized protein LOC7494881 isoform X3, yielding MTTTNISPSSIVVEVLRGDNYDDWSACMKSYMLAQDLWDFIEPSTGHHEGDQEVDSKPIDHQEGDSKALRKKNAAALHAIQISCAPNILSKIRSITSAKVAWDTLANLQQQNSPSHKEQSVEAEPSEDDESLGSEQSVEAEPAEDDESQGSGSVSYEINGPLLALYKHAHKGDWDATKNYLHQYPNAKKAKIKPYGRTALHVAACAGHLKVVEELVKMMSEEELEIQDNHGNTALSSAAIVGIRKMAECLVSKNKNLVTFVNEDGRIPLVEACIGSHKDMALYLYSVTPIEFLCRGNLDYGSRFLKNAIATQLLDIALDFLYRCPHFATRTDELVLKSKGLSYLSDMPETFPSEDRLALWQQWIYSCIPKQSIATTDDNVRISMPDQSLSESKNIILQVSSKLRGFAINLLAFLGIKQIYDLKKIHMYSEKILRCMCEYISTLDYEGHRQADVHGAFHNAVKNGMVEFITEVIKACPHLMISGDDNSRNLFMSSIANRQEKVFSLFYGLEAERAGIVSLVDRSGNTLLHLAAKLSPPSQLARISGAALQMQRELQWYKEVESIMNPVLKENLNANTQTARELFTSDHKDLVVKGEQWMKEAATSCTVVGALIITIMFTVAFTVPGGNVQETGYPVLKDEKSFTVFIVADALSLFSSSTSVLMFLGILTSRYAEKDFLKSLPKKLIIGLSTLFFSIATMMVTFCAALIIMLDGRLKIIIPIVLLATIPVTFFMLLQFPLLVEIFVSTYGPGIFNRNMKRWY